The genome window TGAAAATGCAGCAAAGAATCACGGGAAATCTACAAATACGATAGTATTGTCAATCAAATTTTAGAAAATGAGTACTGTTATTGTACTATCTTATGCAAATGAAATCCTTGCGGATTTGAGGTATTACTAAAACCAAAAAAAACCGGAGACCACATGCTGGAGAACGAAACAATCACAGAATTCAATAACACACTTCTTGGAGATGTAGTAACACCTGAAAATAACAGGTATGATGATGAACGGCAGGTTTGGAATGGACTCATTGACAAATATCCGGAACTGATCGTCAAGTGCAGGGGAACATCCGATGTGATTCACTCTGTAAACTTTGCACGGGAAAATAACCTGCCAGTATCTATTCGCGGTGGCGGCCATAATGTGGCAGGACTGGCTTTGGTTGACGACGGACTTGTCATTGACCTTTCAGATATGCGTGGAGTTCACGTAGATCCGGACTCAAAAACGGCTATCGTAGAGGGAGGGGCAATCTGGGCCGATGTGGACCGGGAAACTCAGCTTTATGGGCTGGCCGCTCCCGGCGGAGTCGTTTCTACCACGGGAGTTGCAGGACTTACTCTTGGCGGCGGGCTGGGAAGGCTTCGGAAAAAACATGGACTCAGTTGTGATAACCTTCGTTCTGTTCGGATTGTGACCGCAGAAGGAAAAGTGTTAACAGCCAGCGAACATGAAAACAGTGATCTCTTCTGGGCAGTACGGGGCGGCGGCGGAAACTTTGGAATTGTTACAAGCTTCGAATTTAATCTCCATGAAGTGGGGCCTCAAGTCATGTTTTGCTTGCCGATGTATCCTATGTTAATGGCCGATGAAGTCCTTTCAGTTTGGCGGGATTTTATGGTTTCTTCACCCGATGAAGTAAGCTCAGAGGCCTTGCTTTGGTCTATACCTGATGTTGAGGATTTCCCGGAAGAAGCGCGGGGCAAGAGTATTGTAGCGCACCCCGGCAATGTACTCCGGTGATCCGGATGAAGGCCA of Balneolaceae bacterium contains these proteins:
- a CDS encoding FAD-binding oxidoreductase, coding for MLENETITEFNNTLLGDVVTPENNRYDDERQVWNGLIDKYPELIVKCRGTSDVIHSVNFARENNLPVSIRGGGHNVAGLALVDDGLVIDLSDMRGVHVDPDSKTAIVEGGAIWADVDRETQLYGLAAPGGVVSTTGVAGLTLGGGLGRLRKKHGLSCDNLRSVRIVTAEGKVLTASEHENSDLFWAVRGGGGNFGIVTSFEFNLHEVGPQVMFCLPMYPMLMADEVLSVWRDFMVSSPDEVSSEALLWSIPDVEDFPEEARGKSIVAHPGNVLR